A DNA window from Mobula hypostoma chromosome 3, sMobHyp1.1, whole genome shotgun sequence contains the following coding sequences:
- the stbd1 gene encoding uncharacterized protein stbd1: MALGLFSIAAGLVAMLSSSWTAVPVAVVVALATWMWWSRGRNRERVETLSTVPDSDGDGDRVQKESGAEPGNSVAVKADIENANGLEIKERNEVKAGVPLSPVTQNSVALEPKVISDTTASDHREMGLPKLSNKEDWPAAEQISNKKQTEQVTQPASGGGSPVRNVHINENDLGQEKSLVCGKIKATPSMEEVLNKSDHEGKALGLVSAVDQKSGSTGSQLIQTNKVISETNAEVPSALDTVETTIEKEKRKSIKLVLKDESERTATSLESENLAKKVAAVSPLPLNNVSVSFNVHYMTCSNSQILAVTGNHESLGQWENYVPLKPNKDGFWSDTIQLPANSRFEWKYVVVENGKIWRWEECPNRYLETSHEDMEIYQCWGYH; this comes from the exons ATGGCATTGGGTTTGTTCAGTATTGCGGCGGGGCTGGTGGCAATGCTCAGTAGCTCCTGGACCGCGGTACCCGTGGCTGTGGTCGTGGCCCTGGCCACCTGGATGTGGTGGAGCAGAGGCAGGAACCGGGAGAGAGTGGAGACGCTGAGCACTGTTCCCGATAGCGACGGGGACGGAGACCGGGTGCAGAAGGAGAGCGGCGCTGAACCAGGCAATAGTGTTGCGG TTAAAGCTGATATTGAAAATGCCAATGGACTTGAAATCAAGGAAAGAAATGAGGTGAAAGCTGGTGTACCATTATCTCCAGTTACACAAAACTCTGTTGCTTTGGAGCCTAAAGTAATTTCAGACACAACAGCCAGTGACCACAGAGAGATGGGCCTTCCGAAACTGTCAAATAAAGAAGACTGGCCTGCTGCCGAACAGATAAGTAACAAGAAACAAACTGAACAGGTGACTCAACCagccagtggtggagggagtCCTGTCCGTAATGTACACATCAACGAGAATGATTTGGGACAGGAAAAGAGCCTTGTTTGTGGAAAAATAAAAGCAACTCCGAGTATGGAAGAGGTGCTTAACAAATCTGATCATGAAGGCAAAGCCTTGGGTCTTGTTTCAGCAGTTGATCAAAAGTCGGGCAGTACGGGTAGTCAGCTCATTCAGACAAATAAAGTCATCAGTGAAACTAATGCTGAAGTGCCCAGTGCCTTGGATACTGTTGAAACTACAATAGAAAAGGAGAAGAGGAAAAGCATCAAATTGGTCTTGAAAGATGAATCAGAAAGAACAGCTACAAGCTTGGAGTCTGAAAATCTGGCCAAGAAAGTTGCTGCCGTGTCTCCTTTGCCCCTCAACAATGTCTCAGTGAGTTTTAATGTTCATTATATGACTTGCTCAAATTCTCAGATCCTTGCAGTGACAGGAAACCACGAATCTCTAGGACAATGGGAGAATTATGTACCACTGAAACCAAATAAGGATGGATTCTGGTCTGATACCATTCAGCTGCCAGCAAACTCCAGGTTTGAATGGAAGTATGTGGTGGTGGAAAATGGAAAGATCTGGCGATGGGAGGAGTGCCCAAATAGATACCTAGAGACTAGCCATGAAGATATGGAAATATATCAATGCTGGGGTTACCACTGA